One window of Sphingobacteriales bacterium genomic DNA carries:
- a CDS encoding hydroxymethylglutaryl-CoA reductase, degradative has translation MKTKEKMIDGFSKFSKREKLAWMVRHFFTSNPLDVAREFASFWHSNVEAQKLFDGISENTVSNFYMPYGVAPNFLINDKLYCVPMVIEESSVVAAASSGAKFWSERGGFKAEVISTTKIGHVHFIWKGDHEVFVGFFDEFKPRLLESVRHITANMESRGGGVSGIDLLYLPEIEEGYYQIKVGFETCDAMGANFINSVLETFALTLSEEVQQNPRFAMEEHSLQIIMAILSNYTPECLVRCSVSCHVSELGNFGNMPSNEFAQKFVRAVNIARNDTYRAATHNKGIYNGIDAVVIATGNDFRAIEACGHAYAARSGKYVSLSEAGITDGKLWFKLEVPLALGTIGGLTKIHPLAKLSLELLGSPTAEELMQIIASVGLAQNFAAIRSLVTTGIQKGHMKMHFGNILSHFNASENERNLAEIHFKDKTVSFASVRSFLESIRHTSLA, from the coding sequence ATGAAAACAAAGGAAAAAATGATTGACGGCTTTTCAAAGTTTTCCAAAAGAGAAAAGCTGGCATGGATGGTTCGCCATTTTTTTACTTCAAATCCTTTAGATGTTGCTCGTGAGTTTGCCAGTTTTTGGCATTCAAATGTCGAAGCTCAGAAATTATTTGATGGAATCAGTGAGAATACGGTCAGCAATTTTTATATGCCTTATGGAGTTGCTCCCAATTTCCTGATAAACGACAAGTTATATTGCGTGCCGATGGTTATTGAAGAAAGTTCGGTAGTGGCTGCTGCATCCAGCGGAGCAAAATTCTGGTCTGAAAGGGGAGGATTTAAAGCAGAGGTTATTTCAACAACCAAAATAGGGCATGTTCATTTTATCTGGAAGGGAGATCATGAAGTCTTTGTCGGATTTTTTGATGAGTTTAAGCCCCGGTTGCTGGAAAGTGTCCGTCATATTACCGCCAATATGGAAAGCAGGGGAGGAGGAGTTTCTGGTATAGATTTGCTCTATCTGCCTGAAATAGAAGAAGGTTATTACCAAATTAAAGTGGGATTTGAAACCTGCGATGCAATGGGCGCTAATTTTATCAACTCCGTTTTGGAGACATTTGCACTTACTCTTTCTGAAGAAGTACAACAAAATCCCAGATTTGCAATGGAGGAACATTCCTTGCAGATTATTATGGCAATCTTGTCCAATTACACTCCCGAATGTCTTGTCAGGTGTTCTGTTTCCTGTCATGTTTCGGAGTTGGGAAATTTTGGGAATATGCCATCTAATGAGTTTGCACAGAAATTTGTGAGGGCTGTCAATATTGCCAGAAACGATACTTATCGCGCTGCAACACATAACAAAGGAATTTATAACGGTATTGATGCCGTGGTCATAGCTACAGGCAACGATTTTAGGGCTATTGAAGCCTGTGGACATGCCTATGCTGCACGAAGCGGCAAATATGTTTCTTTAAGTGAGGCAGGTATTACAGATGGTAAACTTTGGTTTAAATTAGAAGTGCCTTTAGCACTCGGCACCATTGGAGGATTGACAAAAATTCACCCCCTTGCCAAATTATCTCTCGAACTTTTAGGCAGCCCCACTGCAGAAGAGCTGATGCAAATCATTGCATCTGTAGGGTTAGCTCAAAACTTTGCTGCCATTCGATCTTTAGTTACTACGGGAATTCAGAAAGGGCACATGAAAATGCACTTTGGCAACATACTTTCTCATTTCAACGCTTCTGAAAACGAACGAAATCTTGCCGAGATACATTTTAAAGACAAAACTGTATCATTTGCTTCGGTCCGATCATTTCTTGAATCTATCCGGCATACGTCCCTGGCTTAG
- a CDS encoding GHMP kinase produces MKEKLVENFRSNGKLLLTGEYLVLDGAIALAVPTRFGQKMAVTTSMNTDTVSRLEWESYDEKGNLWFKAAFSIPGFDIIASSGGAESVVETLRNLFLQIKQQSPGFLMQPVSVHIKTELEFARNWGLGSSSTLIANLALWSKTDPYQLLFSTFGGSGYDIACALHNQPILYRNRLNEIWTQPVEFQPPFADQLYFVYSGKKQNSREAINYYRDNESDKYSLIKEFNNITIAVSKTQSLRNFEGLLDYHEALLSALLHFKTAKTLYFPDYWGSIKSLGAWGGDFVLATSSKSKNETYSYFKSKGYEIIIPYAEMVLGG; encoded by the coding sequence ATGAAAGAGAAGTTAGTCGAAAATTTTCGCTCAAACGGAAAACTGTTGCTTACAGGAGAGTACCTTGTTTTAGATGGCGCAATTGCTTTGGCAGTACCAACCCGTTTCGGTCAAAAAATGGCTGTTACTACCTCTATGAATACGGATACCGTCAGCCGGTTAGAATGGGAAAGCTATGATGAAAAAGGAAATTTGTGGTTTAAGGCAGCTTTTTCTATTCCCGGATTTGATATTATCGCAAGTAGTGGAGGAGCGGAAAGCGTTGTTGAAACTCTTAGAAATTTGTTTTTACAAATCAAACAACAATCACCCGGTTTCTTAATGCAACCTGTGTCGGTACATATTAAAACCGAACTGGAATTTGCCCGAAACTGGGGCTTGGGAAGCAGTTCTACTTTGATTGCTAATTTGGCTTTGTGGTCGAAAACGGATCCTTACCAACTTTTGTTTTCAACTTTTGGCGGCTCAGGGTATGACATAGCCTGTGCATTGCACAATCAACCCATTTTATACCGAAACCGGTTGAACGAAATTTGGACTCAACCGGTTGAGTTTCAACCTCCATTCGCAGATCAGTTGTATTTTGTTTATTCAGGAAAAAAGCAAAACTCCAGAGAGGCTATCAATTATTACCGCGACAACGAATCAGACAAATATTCTTTAATCAAGGAATTCAACAACATTACCATAGCAGTTTCCAAAACACAATCGCTTCGCAATTTTGAAGGCTTGTTGGATTATCATGAAGCACTGCTTTCGGCGTTATTGCATTTTAAGACTGCTAAAACACTTTATTTTCCGGACTATTGGGGAAGCATTAAATCTTTGGGAGCCTGGGGAGGCGATTTTGTTTTAGCTACATCTTCAAAAAGCAAAAATGAAACATACTCTTACTTTAAAAGTAAGGGATATGAAATCATTATACCTTATGCCGAAATGGTT
- a CDS encoding beta-lactamase family protein, which produces MNSNRSHFLTKYALIFIILSGTLLKQAILAQPSKALKNLSDKVVASYLGTTELNHSIAIGIIDGPYTYQFYYGNISESNLNPPDSSSIFLLGSLSKIITTSVMAAMAEEQIIQPSDSITKFLPDSVYSNNPFLSSITFQKLATHTALLPRTPYNLPATLIEPENTYGNYQVSDLYLFLKNYRPVSGIFKKNKSKKLFVYSHTGIGLLAHLLENASGLNFDKLIQRYLSPPLLSNPLTNTGIRLSSNQKNRLLPGHLFSGKQAFSNSFASMYGSEGVYSSLPDMLTFVRACMSKSVFTPALQPLFNTQMPDVKVGWGWYVILNGKRQPVIYTHSGKTSGYSNYLAFEKEREVAVVVLSNSDNRIDKIGIDLLDLLLR; this is translated from the coding sequence ATGAACAGTAACAGGAGCCATTTTCTAACTAAATATGCCCTTATTTTCATCATTCTTAGTGGAACTTTGTTGAAACAGGCAATATTAGCGCAACCATCAAAAGCATTAAAAAATTTATCCGATAAGGTAGTCGCCAGTTATCTTGGAACTACCGAACTCAATCATAGTATAGCGATAGGCATTATAGACGGGCCATACACTTATCAATTTTATTATGGTAATATTTCCGAATCAAACCTCAATCCGCCTGACAGCAGCAGTATTTTTTTACTTGGTTCATTAAGCAAGATTATTACAACATCAGTTATGGCTGCTATGGCAGAAGAACAAATTATTCAACCTTCTGACAGTATCACTAAATTTTTACCCGATTCCGTTTATTCGAATAATCCATTTTTATCTTCCATTACCTTTCAAAAGTTGGCCACCCATACTGCTTTACTGCCAAGAACACCCTATAACCTTCCTGCAACCCTGATTGAACCGGAAAATACCTATGGTAACTATCAAGTTTCTGACCTATACCTGTTTTTAAAAAACTACCGGCCTGTTTCCGGCATATTCAAGAAAAATAAGAGCAAAAAACTTTTTGTTTACTCACACACAGGAATCGGATTACTGGCACACCTATTGGAAAATGCTTCGGGTTTAAATTTCGATAAACTTATTCAACGTTATTTATCTCCCCCTTTACTGTCTAACCCTTTAACCAATACCGGCATCAGGTTAAGTTCAAACCAAAAAAATCGTCTGCTACCCGGTCATCTTTTCAGTGGAAAACAAGCTTTTTCAAACAGTTTTGCTTCTATGTATGGTTCTGAAGGAGTTTACAGCAGTTTACCCGATATGTTGACATTCGTTCGTGCTTGTATGAGCAAATCTGTATTTACTCCCGCTTTGCAACCATTATTCAATACACAAATGCCGGATGTAAAGGTGGGATGGGGTTGGTATGTTATTTTAAATGGTAAACGCCAACCGGTTATTTACACCCATAGCGGTAAAACTTCGGGATATAGTAATTATTTAGCTTTTGAAAAAGAAAGAGAGGTAGCAGTTGTCGTATTGTCAAATTCTGATAACCGGATTGATAAAATAGGCATTGATTTGTTAGATTTGTTGTTGCGTTAA